Genomic window (Ananas comosus cultivar F153 linkage group 1, ASM154086v1, whole genome shotgun sequence):
TTAGGTCCAAAATAAGTTGTTCTAGGATAAACCAAGAACTACTATTCCAAACGACCCCTAGAACTGTGCTATCCCTAGTTATAGCTACTTTAGCTCATTTGAACAAATGAAATCAAACACAATTGCCTTTCTATGTGGTTCTCCCATGCAACAAGATTAACCTAGAGAAAAAGGGGGATTCCACATTATTTGccccgaaccaaacaccacTGTGCCAATGCATAAAGCTCCTGCAAATGTGAGTTCCAGGAATGGCAAGATGTCCAAAGCCTAAATCTTGGTGGCACAACTCGATCAGAAAACCTGTAATTGAAATTTGTGGAAGATTCTGACTCAACCTGTGCACATCGGTTCTCTTGTAAACCACCTTGGATATGTTGAAATGCATAAAGGATGACTCACAACAAAATATGTTATTGATGCAAGCCCCAACTAAACTATGTTACAGAAGGTTTCGAGTATCCAATATAACTCTAACAGACTAAAACATCACTATTTTCGAGTATTcaaaataacatataaaatgTTACTATGATGCTACATTAAGTCAAATAGAATAAAGTGGAACGAAGAGCCATACcaggaagaaaggaaagaagaccAAGGAATAGGAGACCATATGCTTGTGATCGATCGCCCTCCATGTGACCTGTGAATATAAAGTAGGAAAGCAAGAGCAATAGCGATCCcagcaaaaggagaaaaagcGCAAGACAAATTGATTTCCACGGTATCCTGTTTAAGGACTTCGGATTGTAAGCAAATCGAAGGTCTTCTTCCCTTTCGTCACTACCGATACCATCATCCCTATCCTCCGGAGAAAGAGGAGTGTAGCGAAAATTCCGTCGAGTTGCCATATTGGTTAATCTCAAGGCTCTCTATTGAATATAGAGAAAAGGAGCAGTAACCTTATCAGAAACAAACAATATGACGAACCTGAGAGAATAGAGTACAGCATGCCACCGATACATTAGAACAAATTAGAACCAAAAAAACTACAAGGTATAAATAGCTTAAGAGACCAGGTCTAAATAGCTTAAGAGATCATTTATATGAAACACAGATAATATTAGAATTCATAGGTTTATTGCATGATTAAAGAGGAGTAATGCATGTAGGAACATACATacaagggtaaacttcaatttgcccccaATAGTTTCgctcattttcactttgtcaCCATAAGGtctaaaaattacatttaactATCCTGTGATtatagaaacaaaaaattgattttgCTATTGTATTGATAGTAGAGTTTTCGGataaaaatagagataaaatcacagaataattaagtgtaattttttgaacAACAGTATGGCAACTAAACCACAAGGGGGCGCCAATTAAAGTTTATCCTATAAACAAAGATGATGATTTTTATTAGATAATGAAACAAATTTCCACATCACGAAAGCTCTTTTAGTTCGTTCCCAAATCAACGATTGATGCACTCGAATTCGAAACCCTTGGTTTCAAGCAAGTAAATCCTTATAATGAAAATTAAGAGCATCGTACATCCCAATTACAACAGATTATAGGAACAAATTCGAACAGGCAATTTCACAAACACCTAATACGCATGAAATGCAACGATTCAATCCAAATGAGCCCTCGAATTCGAAGgtgtaaaagtaaaataaaactttggAATTAAAACGAGTAATTATGCGGAAAATTGgcaataaattaaagaaaaagtagAAAACTAGATGGATCCTAGAACACCTTTGGAGATCGGAACCTCGGAGCTCGTCGATCGCCGCAGAGGCATGAAGGAAATTTGATCGATCGGGTTTCAAAAGAAGAAGGATAAGAAGGGTTTAAAAATGCCTATCTAGTCCCTACATTTTTTACTTCAGCGATCTGACCCTTTTCCATTAGAAATTATCACTACACAAGGTCtggaaatagaaaataaaactaaaaaaataaaaaaagaagggcAAGGTTTAATCATATGGGTCGCAActggggtgtaatgtgggctgtGACGGCCCGGGACGGCCCATATTATCCGGGCCGAAATGGGTTAGAGATTGGGTCGGCCCGGCCCGCTCTGACTCCACATTCGTGCCGGGCCGTACTGGGCCGGATGCTATCAACCCTCCGGCCCAACATGGCTTGGGCCCAGACGTCCGGGTCGGTCTGGGCCGTGCTGGGCTTTGAGACGGCCtcttaaagtttttattttttaattttaaaaaaatataaaatttgaaactatgATCAATAAAAtacttatatttaaatttatatttttattgaaaattttcaaatttataaatatttctaaatttttttaaaattataaattattattattattattaaaaagatgAATTAAAAGGGCTTTTGATCCATCGGACCGAACAATTTGATCCGATGGACCAAAACACCTCCTCCCAAGGTCTACCACTACAAACCTTGGGAGGAGAGCTCCCAAGCCCTTCTTCCCAGAAACTCAGACGCCAAGCCCAAGACAATCGACCTTGGGCTTGGGGGTTGGGCCGTGGTGGCCTGGTTGGCACGGCCCAAGCAGGCTGTGTCGGGCCCGGCCATCGGGCCGAAATGAAGAGGCCCAGCATGACTCGAATCATCGGGGAAGGACGGCCTGGGACATATGCTATAGTATCCATACCGTGCTGCAGCTCGGCCATAGCCGTGCCTGGCCAAGCGGCTCACGGGCTGCTTGGCCCGTTTTACATTCCTACTCGCAATTGTGAGGATTTAAAAATTCTGTTTTAGAACTCATTTCATAGAAATCCTAGTATTATGGACTGTCGGATTAAAGATCAATAGTAAATACAAAAATTCAGCCAATTCGGTAAAAGCCGGAACGGTTCACCGATTCACTGATTGTACTGTCGGTTTGAGTGATTCATTAGTTTGATTGGAACAACTGCAGAATACTAGGATACGGTCCGACCAGTTCAACTGGCGAGGTTGAACCAGGTTTAAAACATTGCTTATTAGTATTCATTGTAAATAACATTGATGTAAATGGTGAACAAAGCGCGGCCCACGATGTATTGCAAACATCCAAAACCCAGTTAAATTTGGTGAAACCGTATCCGGCTCGGTCCATAAATTTGCTTTGGCCCACAAATTTTGGCCCAGAGAAATTTGAAACcggcaatttttttattttaaatttttaaacctctgtttttttaaaatttgagttatgTAAGTCATTGagttaaaattttgttagatataaaattttaacttagtccagttttatttgctatagggtaattaatactattaaatttgacaaaagtCAAAATTATTTTGGTTAAACTTCAAGAAAGCTACAGTACATAGAGAGTGTCGATCCTTCCCAAAAATTAAGTCCATGGGGACTATTTCAGAACGACCTAGAGTTATGAGGGTTTCCACACATATTTACCCAGccaaaaatttttagaaaaataaaattcgtggtctggatttttttttttttttttttttttttgagataagaTAGGAACCTATCCACTtctttcatttcattttttaGATTACGTCACTTATTAACGGTGGTTTAACAGATGCATGTACAAGAATGTCTCCACCCTATAACAACATGCATGCTCttatttaaaaactaataatCTAAAGCACATACACCCCATCCCATATAATCTTATAGTAAGGAAATgtgcataaataaataatatcttcGTAGGTAAATGCTCAAAATACCAACATTACAAATAGACATGCTTTTTAGAGTtgagtttcataattttttagtattattgTTTAACATTGAATGTATTTGCAAATTAGTAATTTGTAACGGCTAGAATAAATTTGAGACCACTtgataattaagaaaataatatcacGAATCTTAAAATTTACGGccaaattatatttaatgatgTTGACCATCATAAAGTTTTTATTtagggttagagagagaaagggaagaggGAGCTCTGGGGACAGAATGGATTTAACGCATAAAGCTGccaggggaagagagagagagagagagagagagagagagagagagagagagagagagagtgtgtgtgtgggtgGGGTCTGTGACCTTGAGTTGTCACTGTTGGGTACATCTCCTTCCTCTGAAAGAATGACTGAAGAGGGAAAAGAGTTGTCTGCTGCGCTGCCGGCCGGGCAGACAGATATTAGTGCTTCGACGGTTCGACCGCCTTCCATAAATCCCAAATGTGAACAAATTA
Coding sequences:
- the LOC109715529 gene encoding transmembrane protein 230: MATRRNFRYTPLSPEDRDDGIGSDEREEDLRFAYNPKSLNRIPWKSICLALFLLLLGSLLLLLSYFIFTGHMEGDRSQAYGLLFLGLLSFLPGFYETRVAYYSWRGAPGYTFASIPSY